AGCACGTGCCAGGAGATCGCCTCGCCCTCGCGATCCGGGTCGGTGGCGAGGATCAGCTTGTCGGCGCCCTTGACCGCCTTGGCGATCTCCGAGACCCGGCTCGCCCCGCGGTCGGCCAGTTCCCAGACCATGTGGAAGTCCTGCTCGGGATCCACCGAGCCGTCCTTGGGCGGCAGGTCGCGGATATGCCCGAAGGAGGCAATGACTTCATAGTCGCGGCCGAGATACTTATTGATCGTCTTGGCTTTGGCCGGCGACTCGACGACGACGACTTTCATTCAGACCTCTGCCCCTGACGGGGCCTGGGCTCGACGGACGAATTCTGTTCGTAATTCGCGTGGGACGTATGCCCGCCGTCGGGCCGGGGCCGCGCGCCGGGCACAAGTGGGTCACGGGCGGCGGGTTGTCAAATGGCGGGGCGTTTGGCCGAGCCGGCGTCTCAGATCCCCGCGTACCATTCGTAGCCGCGGTCCTCCCAGTAGCCGCCGCTGCCCTGGCCGATCCCGGCGAGCGACTCCACCATCTCGACCCGCATCACGTACTTGGCCTGCTTGTAGCCGAGCTGGCGTTCGACCCGCAGGCGCAGGGGCGCCCCGTTCGAGACCGGCAGCGGCTTGCCGTTGAGGTCGTAGGCCAGGATCGTCTGCGGGTTGACGGCGTCGTAGAGGTCGATGCTCTCGTAGTAGCGGATCGGGATGCGCTTATCTTCGGGCTCCGGGGCCGGGCTGCCCTGGCCCCAATCGTCCTTGGGCGTGTCGGTTGCAGTGGGCGCGCCGCCCCAATCCTCAGCGGCGGCGAGCTGGATGTAGGCGTCGCGCACCGCGCCCGGATGGCCGGGCCGCAGCAGCGCCGCCCCGTCCTGGCTCCCGGCATATTCCAGCGTGTCGGCGCAGTGGAACACCGCGTAGCGCGCCTGCGGCTTCAGCCCGGCCTTCTTCAGCACCTCGGCGAGCGGCACGCCGCTCCACTGCCCGATGCAGCTCCAGCCCTCCACGCAATCGTGACGGGTGATCTGGGTGCGAGTGGGCAGGGCGCGCAGGTCCGCGAGGCTGAGCGCGAGCGGCGTCTGGACCAGCCCGTCCACCGTCAGCTTGAAGTCCGAGAATTTCTGCGCGGCCAGCGCCCGGTAGGCGCGGTCCGGCGGTTCGATGGTCCCGTTCGGCTTGAACCAGGGCGAGATCATCGAGGCCGGAAATTCCCGGGCCAGGGTCGTGGGGGACATCAGCAGGCGCTGAACGTAGGCGTTCGCATCCTCGCCGACCTTGAGGGTGCGCTGCCCCGTCTCGCTCCCGGCGAACCGGTCGCAGGCGCCGAGGAGGGCGGTGCCCATCAGGCCCGCGCCCGCGGTGAGGAGCTTGCGGCGGTGGAGGATCATCGTGCGGTCTCCCGGTCTCGGCCGAGGCTGAACCAGCCGGTGATCATGCCGCGCATGTTGTTGACGAGCCCGGACACGATCACGAGCAGCACGTGGACCACCACGAACAGCACGATCAGCCCGGCGGCGACGAAGTGGACGCTGCGCGCCGATTGCCGGCCGCCGAACAGCTCGGTCAGCCAGGGCCAGGCGGCGTCCATCCCGGGCGACATGGCGAGGCCGGCCAGCACCATCGCGGGCAGCAGGCCGAGCACGAGGACGAGGTAGGTCAGCTTCTGGATGACGTTGTAGCGCTTGGCCTCGGTGCCCTCGGGGAAGCGCAGGAGCAGGTGCTCCTTCACGGAGCCGCCGAAGTCGCGGATCTGGTCGCCGTCCGGGATCAGCCGGCGGCGGAGCTGGCCTGAGACCAGGCCGTAGAGCAGGTAGACCGCGCCGTTGATCACGAGGAGCCACGCGAACAGGAAGTGCCAGCGCCGTCCGGTCGCGAGGTCCTGGCTGGCCGGCAGCGTCGCCCAGGCCGGGAAGGCACGCTCCACCTCGGTGCCGCTCTCCTTCGACAAGCCGAGCACGCCGGTCGTGTCGAGGGTGTGGGAGCCGACCGTCACGACGCCGCGGCTCGTGCCGTCGCGGCCCTGCTCGCTGGTGATGGCGAGGGCCGGATTGTCGAAGGTCGAGGTCGCGCCCCAGTAGAGC
This window of the Methylobacterium tardum genome carries:
- a CDS encoding molybdopterin-dependent oxidoreductase, with translation MILHRRKLLTAGAGLMGTALLGACDRFAGSETGQRTLKVGEDANAYVQRLLMSPTTLAREFPASMISPWFKPNGTIEPPDRAYRALAAQKFSDFKLTVDGLVQTPLALSLADLRALPTRTQITRHDCVEGWSCIGQWSGVPLAEVLKKAGLKPQARYAVFHCADTLEYAGSQDGAALLRPGHPGAVRDAYIQLAAAEDWGGAPTATDTPKDDWGQGSPAPEPEDKRIPIRYYESIDLYDAVNPQTILAYDLNGKPLPVSNGAPLRLRVERQLGYKQAKYVMRVEMVESLAGIGQGSGGYWEDRGYEWYAGI
- a CDS encoding cytochrome b/b6 domain-containing protein translates to MAASPALEAPETVDRQGRRWFYRHPLVIRLAHWINAAALLVLLMSGLQIFNAHPALYWGATSTFDNPALAITSEQGRDGTSRGVVTVGSHTLDTTGVLGLSKESGTEVERAFPAWATLPASQDLATGRRWHFLFAWLLVINGAVYLLYGLVSGQLRRRLIPDGDQIRDFGGSVKEHLLLRFPEGTEAKRYNVIQKLTYLVLVLGLLPAMVLAGLAMSPGMDAAWPWLTELFGGRQSARSVHFVAAGLIVLFVVVHVLLVIVSGLVNNMRGMITGWFSLGRDRETAR